The Silene latifolia isolate original U9 population chromosome 4, ASM4854445v1, whole genome shotgun sequence region TAGTTTAAGATTACTCTCGGAGTCAGTTGTTGGGAGATAAATGCGGCCATTGCCGTCTTAAAGTAAGTTGACGGTAGCTTCCAAACCTTGATAATTCAATCCAATTTGGTGACAAGATCGTGGTTGCAATTGTCCTATAATGAAAGTTGCCTATTATAGTACTAAGTACTAACTGTTTAAGAAGCTCTGCTTAGTGGACAATTTTGCTTAATTCTACTGTACTCCACACAGCCAAATAAGCCCATCACTACAAAGTGTAGGCTGAAGATTTATCTTCTCCCTCGTTTCATCTCTATGTTACTAGTCTCATTCATGGTTTGGCTGCCAGATTATTAGAATCTTCAGTTGGGGGAAGCGTAGGAGTTTGAGAGATTGGCAGTGGAAAACATCATTGCCATCAATAGCTTGTCTGTTAACTTTCTAGGTCTTTTGTTATTGGTTGTGCATTAGTTCAGCTGCTGAGGGCTATTCTCCCTAAGTTTGATTGATCTTTTATACCCTGCAGTTTTATTGTAACAAATAACGGATCAGGACATAAGGTAGAAGGGCTGAGGTAACATTTACTATAAAGTTTTGCTCTTTTACCTTGTTTAATGGTATTACTGACAGTCAACTGAAATGCTTAAGTTTACTACTTAGATATGTGCTTGAAACTTAGTTACTCTGATGCGATCCATTCATTCTATTCTGTCATATATTCGTAGTTATTCCTTTTCTTGTCTAATCAGATACAAAGAGTATCAACTGCAAGATTACAGCTCATGGTTTTTGAAAGAAGTAAGCATTCCTAGTTTCTTTTACCAACTTGAAATACCAATAATGACTGACCAAAGTATGTGATATTTATTTAAATTCTTTTTGTAGCTAAACAGCAGTCATAACTGGAAGAACTTGAAGGCCTGTCTCGTAAAATCGCAGGACTGCGCTAATTTACCCAAAAAGTACAAGGTCTGTTGTCAAATTTCTGTCTTctgagcttttttttttttgggggggggggtaaTGTAAGTGATTTCATTATAAAACTCATATCCAACCATTACATGCTCTTCTAAGGTTCACAGCCTTGGATCATACATCACTTTTGACAAATACTATTCAACCAAATACACACACTTTTATATTTTGACTGAACAAGCCAATTTCTGATCCTCATTCGAATTTTATCCCTGCATCTTCTGAAAATCAGCTCTGGTGCAGGTAGAGCACCCTCAATTCTACATTTATTCCTGCACATCCACACCTGATACAGCCAGAGTAACAGAAATGTCCTTCTTAACCATCAAGGATCTAGCTCTATACTGCACCCACCAATTTATCACCTCCTGATCAGGAAGAGATAACCTCAGCCAGTCAGACACCTTCTTCAAACATATGCCTAGAACTTTTCCTCGACATACCAGAATTGCGTCAGAACGTTATCGGGCTTTAGTTATGAACCAAAGTTATTATGCTAAGAAAAAACGGAGTAATAAGAAAGTAGTGAGTtttgtataagacggtcttgtacaTTACCACCAAACTAAAACCTGGTTTATTTTTCATTTAATTATAGGTATATGGGTTGGTCTTACAAGTGAGATGGTCTCATAGAATTTTTGTGATAAGGGTTGATAATATAATTGTCGGATTTTGAGATAGTTTATAAGTGAAAGCTATAAAAATAGGTCTTATAGAAGGAAATATTTTGTGATGGAGATGTCTTATCTTTTTTTGATTGACCAAATGCCTTAGGAGCACATCGTATTTACAGGTAAACATGAATCTTTCACATTCTACAACGCGTGCTTGAATATTCTAGATTCTTAGTACATGAGTATTTCAGAACTTATCTTTGATAAATGAATGTTCCGAAGGATGCGATGTGTAAAACTAGTTCATGAACATGAATTTAATACTTTACTCTACAAAAGTCTCATTATCTCAGCACTCCTCCTTGAGGCTTTTGGCCATGACTCCGAATCCTTGAGTCTTAGAAACTCAAACTAGTTTCTTTGTAGAGCTTTAGTAAATAGTAAAAAAGTCTGACTCCCAGTAGGACAATAGATAAGCTTGGCTTTCTTCTCTTCCTTTGCTTTTCAAATGGCTTGAATTTGATCGTCATATGCTTTGTTTTGCAAATATGGTTCTTAGTGATTCTTAGCGACAAAGATTGCTGAGTTGTTGTTGACTGGAGCCTATGTTGTATTGTCTCGGACGCTCGGGTGTGACCCATATCTGAAAGTATCTTCCTTAGCCAAATGGTTTGATTTACATACTATGCTTCAGCCGTAGATTGAGCATTAACGTCTTGTTTCATAGACATGCATGAGAACATCCCTTTAAATTATGAAGTGTGAAAACATAGTCAAAACTCAAAAGTACTTTCATGTCATCAACTTAGTTGGTCTGTCAATTTTGGCTCTACACTTGCTTCAAATATAACTCCAAAATTCGATGTTTCACTTAGATATCTAAAGTCTCTTTCTTGATTCATTCATAAACCTTCAATGTAGGCATGCAACAAACATCATGTTTGGCACTAGTTGCTCTTAATTAAAGGAAACTACCCACAATGCTTAGCCTTGCATCCACCTTCTTGTGGCCAACAAATTTGGAGATATGCTCATCAAACGTCGTTGGTTTAAGATTGTTTTGCAATCGTCCAACTTGAATCTTTTTATTGGTgaaacaagagaaataaagatCTCATCTTGAGATTGGTGAACCTCTATCCAAAGAAAATTGTTCATCAGCCTCAAATCTGTCATCTCAGATGTTTTCACTTTTTCATCTCCTCCTTAAAAACAACGATCATGTCAGTGTAACAAGAAGATTATCAAAGAGACATTGTCTCCTCTCTTCTTCACATAAAAGTGTGCTTGTTGGAATTGACACTTAATTGTGTAACTTAACTTCTTTAAGTTACATTATGCTTATGTTGTTATTATATTACATATTAAATGTCATTAAGTTAAAAAGAGAGTTTTATAGAGCATATACATTAATAGCTAAAGGAAGTTCAAAGTCATTTTAGTTGTATAAGTAGGCTTATGTACACAATGCATTATATTATGTAGTCTGTGCTCTAGAGCTACAATGTCTCACCATATGAGAGTAGTTCTCTTATATCCTCCCCCACAATGATATGTGTGTATAACTCCAATTTAGATAAATGATCTACATTGGTAACTTTTGGGTCCACGATATTTCCGTTGCCCAAATTCTAACATAGTATGGGTCGATAtacaaaatggaaaaaaaaaatgttactcTTTCTAAATACTAAAAAAAAATCAGATAAAAGTGTACGAACACAAAGTTGAAAAtgatttatggagatgagccACAATCTTCAAAAGCATTGGGTTGCTGAAAAAAATGATGACCAAAAATTTCATAAACAAAATAGGGCATTAGACTCATACAAGCAATGGTCAACAGTCCCCAATAGAACAAAAGGTGATAGACCTTAAATTCATGCTAGGCAATTAATAATCCAAACTAAAACAAAGTGTAAAAACTCGAGCAAAATAGGGCGTTGACTCTTGAAAAGATGGGACAAAGTAAAGATCCTAAATCATCGAAGTTCAAGGATACAAGAACAAGTTATAGGAAAATGGCAACATAATTGAATTATCAAGATACCAAGCTAATAAAGTTCAAGAGTAAGGGAGACAACTTCACATAATATTGATTAAAGAGCCGACAAGAAAAATTCCAGCATTAAGTTGTGAAGGGGGAGTTGGTATTTGACACTTAATTGTGCAACTTAACTTCTTTAAGTTACATTCAGCTTATGCTAATATTATATTACATATTAAACGTAATTTAATTAAAAGGGAGTTTTACCGATCATGTACATTACGAGTAATAGCTAAGGGAAGTTTGTGAGATAATTTGTATTTTTCAACATTGAATATGAAGTAGTATGCTATCTGAAAAGAAGGATCTAGAGTTTTTTAGGTATCAAGGAATCTCATAATCTGTCCTTGGAAATCTAAGTTATGAGTTGAATTTCTAGCTACTAAGGTAGCTCTAGAATTCTCTATGAAGCCTGTTCAAAGGCAAACTATCAAGTGATTGATgtaagacaaaaaaaaaagattcaaataggaaataaaagcttaaataaaatattaatgaCATCAATTTGCGTATAAATTTGTCATATTTCCTAATTTAATTCCACTTTAGGAAATAGTGAAATACATTTAGTTCTTATATACAGCCCTAAGGGCCGTAACTAAATTCTTATTTATCACATTTTCTATCCTTTATCATCAACAATTTACAAGCTCCATGGATCTGATGAATATTCCTTCGTGTTTTCATCAACTCTCATTTTGATATTTCCATAATATCTTCTTAATTTGTACTCTCTCCGACTCAACAGATTATTTACACTTTTATTCctttgtgaggagtattttaatcaatgTAAACAATCTATTGAGCCAGAAGGCGAATGATATTTGGGAGTTATGTTGTCTCAACACCATTATAGATACTATGAAAGCGCCTCTtgcatcttttatttcatttgtctTAGTTAAAATTGCGCAACACAATATTTTGTTCCTTCAATTCTTGGTTGAAAACCCATCTCCACAATCTTCCATGGATCACAAGCCTTTAAAAGACTTGATAGCTCTAGTACCAAATGTTGGGTTTAGGAATAGTCTAAAAGTGAGAAAGTGCAGAGAAATAGGTTTGATAGAAGGAAATAATTTGTGATGGACATATTTTTATCTTATTTATTGATACCAAATTCCTTGGGAGTACATGGTATTTATAGGTCAACATGCTACCTTTCACATTCTATGATGCGTGGATGAATTATCCGATTCTTTAGTACTTGATTGTTTCTCAATTTATCTTAAATTGATGCATGCACCTAAGGATGCAGTGTGTATAAAATTAGTTCATGAATTTGAATTTAATACTTCATTCTAAAAGAAGCCTCATTATCTCAACAATAACCATTGTTATAAAATTTTTTGTGTTCAGTACAGACTTTAAAGCAGTACAAAGCAGCTAAACTGACTCCTATTGAGGCTGGTTGCTGCAGGCCACCATCTGAGTAAGTCCTTATTTTACACGTTTAGTAGTCAAAATATCGTTTCCATTTCTGGGGGAGCCAAAGATTCATTGTTTTTTGGTTCTTGATTATAATGGTATGAAGTTAATGACTCGCTAAACTTGTTGcactttttatttatttgttttaaaGTACTCCCTCCATGCATACTTCTTCTTCTCATTTGACTTTTTAGGGTCAAAGTTATCAAACTTTGACCTTGAATACGTTGAAAATTAAAAAATCGCAAAAGTGTTGATTGATCCCGATAATTTTGtacaattgtgaaattaacccccaTAACTTTCAATTAGAGTAATTTAGCCTCATAAGTTTCACATAAAGTGCAATTTGGCACTAATTCAAATTGAGTCTAAATTCTCACTTGAAATCAATATCTCGTCAATtgctcacaaaaaaaaaaaaaaaaaaaaatacacatttTCCATATGCATGTTGTTTTCTTTTTAGGTTTTGGGTTTACTTTAGTAAATGAAAGAGAAGGGAAGTGATGTAGCTACTTGTGAATTAATAGCATTAGCAATAGAGTTAAGAATACACAAAGGAAGCCATTAGTGTTGTATATGAGAGCTTGGAATCTCAAAGGAGTAAATTTTTGGGTGGAAAATAGACGATGGGAATGGAAATAAAGTCAGTGGAAATGCAAAGAGGAAATCTATTAGTATATACTCGTATAATTAGATTGTATGTGCTGTGTATGATTTTAGTATATTAGATTCTATGTACTCCATATTATTTTAGTATACACTCGTATACCTGTTGGTATACAATGAGATTTTGGTGAGATTTTGTATTGGGTTTATATTGACTTTATGTCAAACTTATGGGGCTAAATTACTCTAATTAAAAGTTATGGGGGTTAATTTCCACAATTGTACAAGTTATGGGGGTCAATCAACACTttcacaacaacaacatcagagccttaatcccaaaatgatttggggtcggcggacatgaatcatcctttagaaccgtccatgggtaaACTTACAGCCACAGGTTTTAAAAttgaattccggatttcttttataaaaacttaaaattaaatcgagagaaaagattaaaacgattttgaaaaccgaaaatgaactaaggatccggaatgccttaaaagtaaaccaagtaaaatatataagaaagtggttggtaaaaaaggtgtaataaaggagagaagaacgaataattttttttaaaaattaaataagaacactaaatatgtcaaaaaacatcaaatactaaaaatccacatgtatcctttccttCCATTGTGCCATCTCCGTCACCATActttcctcaagccccagaaatctcatatcgtgttctatcactctcaaccatgtctgtctcggtcttcctctacctctaggggcattttctgttctccaagtctagCCTTCTAACTGGTTCGTCCATAGGTCTCCtcctcacatggccaaaccatcttagtcgattttccatcatcttgtcctctattggcgccacttttaccttttccctaatcacctcattccttaatcgatctttccttgtatgtccgcacatccacctcaacatacgcatctccgccacactcatcttttgaatgtgacaatgtttcacggcccaacactcggaaccgtaaagtaaggcaggcctaattgccgtgcgataaaattttccctttaatctttggggcatatctttatcgcataaaaaccctgaaacactcttccatttcaaccatcccgctttaattctgtgagccacatctccgtctaactccccatctttttgaataatagatcctggatatctgaagaaatctgaCCCCTCAACAACATTTCAATCAACACTTTCACAATTAAAAAATATTAAGACACAAGACTTAAATTTTTAGATTTGTCATCAAATAATcttttataaaatataattttcAACGAAGGAAAAAATTAGGAAAAAATTATAAATACATGTCGCAAAATGCGGTCAAAGTAGCGTCTTGGAGACCGCGTAAAGTCAAATAGGAAGAACAAATTACAAATGTGGATGGAGGGAGTAGCAGTTATTCCAATGCAATGAAAGTCGCAATGATTGGTATTGTTTATCCATAAACAACCTCGTTATGTGTTGACATATGAGTAAGGCTTTGAAGTAGCAGTTATTATCTTTGCCTCGAGGGAGTTCTTGTATTTTATACATTCAAAATACGAAAGCCACTATAATATATAACTTCTATTATGATGCGTGTTTCCTAGGCTACTTGAAGCTGTTGAGCTCCTGAACTTGCTTGTGTTTGAtggcattatatgcttagtttcCTTTTCTTACAAGTAGGGTGTTTGTTTGATAATGTTTTGATGACTAAATCATAGCTTAATCACTTAAACTAGCAAATCTATAACGACATGTAATATCTAATATGCATCATCAGGTGTGGATATCCTGCTGTCAATGCCTCATACTATGATTTGAGCTACCATCCAGCAAGTTCCAACAAAGACTGCAAACTTTACAAGAACTCGAAGACCGTCAAGTGCTACAACTGCAATTCTTGCAAGTAAACACTACTTGTAAACCTTAATGAACTCATTTTGCCTAATGACTATATTGCTTAGCTTTATTGTGTTTTATCTTCTCCTTTCAGGGCAGGAGTTGCACAGTACATGAAAATGGAATGGAGGGTGGTTGCAATATTCAATGTCGTTCTTTTCTTTGTCCTGGTAAGACATCAAATACAGAGTACTACACTACTTGAGAATCTACTGCCATACAAGTagcagattattattattattattattattattatgttgggCAGGGTCTGGCCCCTGCTAGCTTTTTACTTTACCCGCTTATAGGGAATAATCAAACCCGAGATCAAGGGTTCATTAGCTTGGATAGTTTTGCTCATAGAAACGCCACTTTATACGAGTATTTGGCTTGGACGGATGTTACTGCGAGCACAAATCTTGCCACGTTATGAATGACTCGAGTTTCACTTACTCTTATCCTTTGTTGGATCAGTCAATAGTGTACTTTGTGGGATGCTGTGCGAGGCGGAATGCTGCCACTTCTAAAGCTTGACTAATGGGTGTGCTTTCCAAACTGTGCATTGGAGGCCAATGAAAGCTGCCTATAACCCTTTATTCCATAGCTGTTTGGATCATGGAGAACAATTCATGTACCGGATCCTTTTCATGGAATTCAGATTAATGCAGAGCAATGGAGCTGTTTATGTGGAAAAGAAATGGGAAAAgggttttcttttcttttcaaaatgatggaaattaggTGATCTTCTTTGTAAAATCTTCGGTGAGTAGTTGAATTGTACAGCATGTTTTATAGATCCTTGTTCTTTGCCTTATTCTCCGCTTTTGATTTTGGTGAACTCGAAAAGTTTGACCTTTGACTAGTTAAAGgactacaacaacaacatcagagccttaatctcaAAATGATTTGGAGTCggttgacatgaatcatcctttagaaccatcCATTGGTGATCGCACACCTCAGAATGCGAAAATATAGAAAAGGACTAGTTAAAAGGCGGATATAATCTATTCGCTTGGCCAGTAGCAAATCATATAATATTTTTAGGGGGAATAAAAAATGCAATGTTTAATATGACAATATTCAAAGTAATTGAAGTTGCTATATATCGTTTCACTAGAATTTCTTACGAGTTTTTAAATAGTTGGAACGATTTTCAATTGTTAACCAtggaaataaattttaaaaaattaataATTTGTTGCTCTCAAAGTCTCTTAACACtgaatacaaaatcaaacggaACTTAAATTCAAACGTGC contains the following coding sequences:
- the LOC141653789 gene encoding tetraspanin-10, with translation MSSATGTSTFVIKWINFLTMLIAIGVIGFGIWMSSHTDGCRKSLTFPVLALGAFILVISLVGFLGALKNNSILLWIYLILLCLILVAILIFTVLAFIVTNNGSGHKVEGLRYKEYQLQDYSSWFLKELNSSHNWKNLKACLVKSQDCANLPKKYKTLKQYKAAKLTPIEAGCCRPPSECGYPAVNASYYDLSYHPASSNKDCKLYKNSKTVKCYNCNSCKAGVAQYMKMEWRVVAIFNVVLFFVLSIVYFVGCCARRNAATSKA